CGTAGTCGCCGGGACGGGTTCCCGCCAGGATGCAGGGTTCGATGAGCTTAGCGGGAAACGTCGCGAAGTGCGCGTCCTTGGTGGGCTCGGTGTTCACGTCCCAGACCGAACGACGATTGCGTTTGCGCGCGCCGTTGTCGCTTGGCTCCTTGATCGCCTCGTGATCGTAGTGATATCGCTCGCTCCTCGTGAAAAGGAAGATGTACTCGTGCGCGCGCGTGGGCCGATCCTTGACGCTCTCGGGCATGGCATTGGGCTTGTGCCACACGATGTCACTCCGCAAGTACCAGCCGTCTTCTTGGAGCGCCAGTGCCAAGCGCCACGGCACCCCAATCAGGTCCTTGGGCTTGAGGCCTTCCGGTGTCTCGGGGCGCACCGACATTGCCCGGGCGCGATTTTTCTTGTCCGGGGCACGCCAAGTCCTGTTCCCGCTCGTATAGCCATCTCCCACGTTCAGCCAAAAGGTCCCATCCCGCTTCAGAACCCGCTTCACTTCACGGAAGACGGCGATCAGACGGTTGATGAACTGTGGCAGGGTCGACTCCAGACCGATCTGATCTTCGATCGCGTAGTCGCGCAGACCCCAGTAAGGCGGGGAGGTCACGACACACTGGACGCATTCACGAGGCAACCGCGAGAGGACATGCTGTGCATCTCCGTGAAGGATCATCGACTCGGTCAGCCGAATATCCGGCGTGTAGCTTGGCAGCTTCTCGCTGACGATGAAGGCCATCTGTCCCCGCGGTCTAAGTGACGAGATACGGCGGCGAATCTCCATTGAAGCTACAGGACGGGACGTGGTTCTTCAATCCCGGTTGACGCCTGTCCCGTCGGCCTTGTTTATAGGCGCCTCAGAAAGCAAGGTAAAACCGCCTCCCTTGTTGCCGGGACGCCCCGTGTGGCACATTAGCGGCGGAAGATTGGCTGGCGCTTGCCCGTGCCGGCCCAATGGCAAACAAGGAGACGCGGCCATGATGGTGTGCCCCTACGACGACGATCGCCTGCTCTTGATCCTCCAGGTGGACCACTCCCGCGTCACCGGGTGGCTGGCCGCCCATTGGGGAAACGACGAGTTCGCGCGTCCGTCACCCTACGCCGCCATGGTGCTGGCGGCGCAGGAGCACGACACCGGGTGGTGGGACTGGGAGATCAAGCCGGAACTCAACGACGAGGGACGACCGCCCGACTACATCGGCAGCATCAAGCACCTGGGACTCGGCGTGTGGCTCGCGTTCTACCGGAACGGCATCACGCGCCTGGCGGAGCAGGACGCGTACGCGGGCTACATCGTGTCGCTGCACGCGGAGGCTCTCCTGACCCAAGGCAAGGGGCTGCTCTCCTACATGCCCGACTACACGGTGCATGAAGAGGTGCGCGAGTTCCTGGAGGAGCAGGAAGGCTACCGCGCGGGGCTCATGGCGCGGCTCCAGGCATCGCCGGAGTACCGGGACTGCGTGACCGATGAGCAGCTCTGGACCAACTTCAAGCTGATGGAGATCTACGACCAGATGGGACAGTTCGTCTGCAACCGGTATCCGTTCGACGCGACCGACCGCAAGAACGGTCCCAGCCCCACCCTGAGCGGCATCGCCGCGCCCGTGAGGCCCGGAGCTGACGACGCCGTGTTGACGTTCGACATCCGGGATGAGGGGAGCGCCGTGGTCACGCCGTACCCCTTCGACGTCGATCCGTTACCGGTGTCATTCCATGGACGTCTGGTCCCG
This genomic stretch from Deltaproteobacteria bacterium harbors:
- a CDS encoding DUF3891 family protein, giving the protein MMVCPYDDDRLLLILQVDHSRVTGWLAAHWGNDEFARPSPYAAMVLAAQEHDTGWWDWEIKPELNDEGRPPDYIGSIKHLGLGVWLAFYRNGITRLAEQDAYAGYIVSLHAEALLTQGKGLLSYMPDYTVHEEVREFLEEQEGYRAGLMARLQASPEYRDCVTDEQLWTNFKLMEIYDQMGQFVCNRYPFDATDRKNGPSPTLSGIAAPVRPGADDAVLTFDIRDEGSAVVTPYPFDVDPLPVSFHGRLVPNRCYDSQTEFLAEYYGAERLPIRYTLHSS
- a CDS encoding site-specific DNA-methyltransferase; this translates as MILHGDAQHVLSRLPRECVQCVVTSPPYWGLRDYAIEDQIGLESTLPQFINRLIAVFREVKRVLKRDGTFWLNVGDGYTSGNRTWRAPDKKNRARAMSVRPETPEGLKPKDLIGVPWRLALALQEDGWYLRSDIVWHKPNAMPESVKDRPTRAHEYIFLFTRSERYHYDHEAIKEPSDNGARKRNRRSVWDVNTEPTKDAHFATFPAKLIEPCILAGTRPGDYVLDPFFGTGTVGIVCQKTGRRYIGIELHPEYVELAAGRLSVHEQQLELNLGSP